From Aedes albopictus strain Foshan chromosome 1, AalbF5, whole genome shotgun sequence, one genomic window encodes:
- the LOC109429297 gene encoding uncharacterized protein LOC109429297, with protein MDAARENIAKYATGSQEDNYCRLCFAKAFKLRNVFPYGDDPNNDLYRKVLTLALVNLDHKLEPDCCICFRCITQLEDFSKFQQNCVEYNRLLYRARGQGEPASVPAVESVPQLQSVSSSNSVPSSTRTPRGKGRKDEDPFASSQAADTSSGGREAKRRGKAPKRYSPTEAKSIGRKPGPKVSKRYQQQESSFEEDASDSADDYVPLAKRKLKGLKGRKQKRAVTVSPAAQKPKRSRRAKNVSIDDSDAEMGESKQAKVLTSINFVVYNAGHGSINIMAGGYRYYKYRYYKSGKDDIRYGWQCIESDCPSQMYTSSINTGTIYWRDRYFEHNHPSDNVEQLMDAKEEPMTAEECEEEASHQYELIASGRGRHTYKLMKFSTGREILMYGEHRHRLLTERSDGIKIFGCTTTSCQTVIYVAPDNEMRVYCGALTSTEEAAEQAYRKTSKILRYEGHYFIYSGRKLENRNCTAWNCVMRKSLECLTVIYCTKDDTVITLRNQIKYSHNHPADAFKIVDGMHIVDVKKESYPLESTDYHIAKNTQKTDFVIFEGMRYCIVNTKVDGTKTCRCLETENCGCYIYLLPNGTVIKYSNCNEHSHPIVDPPKSIYEFDYIIETLDVSPINNENNLLRRWYKDYEYTQSNQKQAGFFYYRCVERLSGCGAAFITNEDFTNIRETNEHHNHPSPQTEKEQRKIMITVEGTKDFTMTANSEGHKILKYQGNRYCHFYNHKDGWRVWRCFGGPRCRATVFQDPANGRINDVERFAHAHLKGWPVNYSESEPVTRSKEPDEGSDSRESADWF; from the exons ATGGACGCAGCAAG GGAAAATATCGCGAAGTATGCCACCGGCAGCCAAGAAGACAACTACTGCCGATTGTGTTTCGCCAAAGCATTCAAACTACGGAACGTGTTCCCCTACGGAGATGACCCAAACAATGACCTGTACCGCAAAGTGCTAACACTGGCGCTGGTGAATTTGGACCACAAACTGGAGCCGGATTGTTGCATTTGCTTCCGGTGCATTACGCAGCTGGAGGACTTCAGCAAGTTTCAGCAGAACTGTGTGGAATACAATCGTCTGCTTTATCGGGCTCGGGGCCAAGGGGAACCTGCTTCGGTGCCGGCGGTAGAGAGCGTCCCACAGTTGCAGTCGGTTAGCAGCAGCAATTCGGTTCCAAGCTCCACGAGGACCCCGCGCGGAAAAGGCCGAAAGGATGAGGATCCATTCGCATCATCTCAAGCTGCCGATACAAGCAGCGGAGGAAGAGAAGCGAAGCGACGAGGTAAGGCCCCGAAACGGTATTCTCCCACAGAGGCGAAATCAATCGGGCGGAAGCCCGGTCCGAAAGTGTCGAAGCGGTATCAGCAACAGGAGTCTTCCTTCGAGGAAGACGCCAGCGATTCGGCCGATGATTATGTGCCTTTGGCTAAGCGAAAGCTAAAGGGGCTGAAGGGAAGAAAGCAGAAACGAGCGGTCACGGTTTCACCAGCAGCGCAGAAACCGAAGCGCTCTAGGCGGGCGAAGAACGTGAGCATCGACGACTCGGACGCGGAAATGGGCGAATCAAAGCAAGCAAAG GTTTTGACATCCATAAACTTCGTCGTGTACAACGCTGGCCACGGAAGTATCAACATCATGGCCGGTGGGTACCGTTATTACAAGTACCGTTACTACAAAAGCGGCAAGGATGACATTCGCTACGGTTGGCAGTGCATCGAATCGGACTGCCCTTCGCAGATGTACACGAGCAGCATCAATACAGGAACCATCTACTGGAGGGATCGATACTTCGAGCACAATCATCCCTCGGATAACGTCGAACAGCTGATGGACGCTAAAGAGGAGCCCATGACTGCGGAAGAGTGCGAAGAGGAGGCTTCCCATCAGTACGAACTGATTGCTAGCGGGCGTGGCCGGCATACGTACAAACTGATGAAGTTCTCCACGGGGCGGGAAATCTTGATGTACGGCGAACATCGGCACCGGTTGTTGACTGAAAGG TCGGATGGCATCAAGATTTTTGGATGCACCACGACTTCTTGCCAGACCGTAATCTACGTGGCCCCAGACAACGAAATGCGTGTTTACTGTGGTGCGCTTACCAGCACCGAAGAGGCCGCCGAGCAGGCCTACCGGAAGACATCTAAAATTCTCCGCTACGAGGGCCACTACTTCATCTACAGTGGCCGTAAGCTAGAGAACCGGAACTGCACGGCGTGGAACTGTGTTATGCGCAAATCGCTAGAGTGTCTGACCGTCATCTACTGCACCAAAGATGACACGGTCATCACGTTGAGGAACCAAATTAAGTATTCCCATAACCATCCGGCCGATGCCTTCAAGATCGTTGATGGGATGCATATCGTTGACGTTAAAAAAGAATCATATCCTCTCGAATCGACCGACTATCACATCGCCAAGAACACCCAGAAAACCGATTTCGTCATCTTCGAAGGCATGCGCTACTGCATTGTGAACACCAAAGTAGACGGAACTAAAACCTGCCGATGCTTGGAAACGGAAAACTGCGGATGTTACATCTACCTACTGCCCAACGGAACGGTCATCAAGTATAGCAACTGCAACGAGCACAGTCACCCGATTGTCGATCCGCCCAAGAGTATATACGAGTTCGACTACATCATCGAAACGTTGGACGTGTCACCGATAAACAACGAAAACAACCTGCTCCGGCGGTGGTACAAAGACTACGAGTACACACAGAGTAACCAGAAGCAGGCAGGGTTCTTCTACTATCGGTGCGTTGAGAGACTCTCGGGCTGCGGTGCAGCGTTCATCACCAACGAAGATTTTACCAACATCCGGGAAACTAACGAGCACCACAATCACCCGAGTCCGCAAACGGAGAAAGAGCAACGCAAGATCATGATAACGGTCGAAGGCACCAAGGACTTTACCATGACGGCGAACAGCGAAGGGCACAAGATATTGAAGTATCAGGGTAATCGGTACTGCCATTTCTACAACCACAAGGACGGTTGGCGGGTGTGGCGGTGCTTTGGTGGACCACGCTGCAGGGCCACGGTGTTCCAGGATCCCGCCAACGGCCGGATCAACGATGTGGAAAGGTTTGCTCACGCGCACCTCAAGGGGTGGCCGGTTAACTACAGTGAAAGTGAACCAGTAACGCGCAGCAAGGAGCCTGACGAGGGTTCGGACAGTCGCGAAAGTGCAGATTGGTTTTGA